Within Wyeomyia smithii strain HCP4-BCI-WySm-NY-G18 chromosome 2, ASM2978416v1, whole genome shotgun sequence, the genomic segment cgcgcgaagagggagaagcatgaatgttatacggctaccacgttacgggtgtagcggcagtagcatgtattatgacccgAGAATGCCGACTCACAAAGGTGTGCGGTAAGCGCGCAAAGTGGGAATCTTTTGACGAGTGCTATGCTTCCGATATACGGGAACGGATAGACTGCGTTTGGTCTTCGCTGATGTCCGCATTCCACGTATATCGCACAATGCGAAAGAGGTTGAACGATACGATGGAAAGCATTGCGGTGAGGTTGTACAGACGATATACACACACATGAGTAATATGCGCACACAATGCCCGCTTGAGGGACACATCCATTGGGAGAGCGCGTGCGTTGCAAAGACGCCGCAATCGATCGTTTGTGAGCGAGTTAAATTGTGTGATGAATTTTGGTTGATCCTACCAGTAATATACGCTTGTCTCAAAGGTTAAGCCATGCATGTCTAAGTACAAACAGatttaatgtgaaaccgcataaggctcagtataacagctataatttacaagatcatttaactagttacttggataactgtggaaaatctagagctaatacatgcaaaatgcagggacctcgcggaacctgtgcaattattagtcaaaccaatcgtcctccgtgacgtgttgagttgaaatctggataattttgttgatcgtatggtctcgcaccgacgacagatctttcaaatatctgccctatcaactattgatggtagtatagaggactaccatggttgcaacgggtaacggggaatcagggttcgactccggagagggagcctgagaaatggctaccacatccaaggaaggcagcaggcgcgtaaattacccaatcccggcacggggaggtagtgacgagaaataacaatataaggctcttttatgatgtcttataattggaatgagttgagcataaatccttcaacaaggatcaagtggagggcaagtctggtgccagcagccgcggtaattccagctccactagcgtatattaaaattgttgcggtTAAAACGTTCGAAGTTTATTCTTGTCCAACACGGGTGCTACACCTACTGATGGTCGTAGGTCACTGGATTGTTGCGACTATAAGACTGGGTGTGCGGCGCGTTTGCGGGCCGGTGTGCGTTTGCGCGTGCGCCGCGTCCGCCCGCCGTTCAGTGGCGTCTGATGCCTTTCATCGGGTGCTGGCGTTTCCCACAAGCCCAGCTGCTATTACCTTGAACAAATTAGAGTGCTCTAAGCAGGCTACCACTATGGCCGAGAATAATCTTGCATGGAATAATGGAATATGACCTCGGTCTTAATATTTATTGGTTTGTAATCCAGATCAAGAGGTAATGATTAACAGAAGTAGTTGGGGGCATTAGTATTACGGCGCGAGAGGTGAAATTCGTAGACCGTCGTAAGACTAACTAAAGCGAAAGCATTTGCCATGGATGCTTTCATTAATCAAGAACGAAAGTTAGAGGATCGAAGGCGATTAGATACCGCCCTAGTTCTAACCGTAAACTATGCCAATTAGCAATTGGGAGACGCTACATTATGGTGCTCTCAGTAGCTTCCGGGAAACCAAAATTAGGTTCCGGGGGAAGTATGGTTGCAAAGTTGAAACTTAAAGGAATTGACGGAAGGGCACCACCAGGAGTGGAGCCTGCGGCTTAATTTGACTCAACACGGGAAAACTTACCAGGTCCGAACTTATTGAGGTAAGACAGATTAATAGCTCTTTCTCAAAATTAAGGGTAGTGGTGCATGGCCGTTCTTAGTTCGTGGAATGATTTGTCTGGTTAATTCCGATAACGAACGTGACTCAATCAAATTAAATAGAACGCTATCAGTAGTCAGACGTTGATCCCGCCCGGTCGGACCCGGTCCCGCGGCGGTGTGGCGGCCGGCCGGTTCCCCGGTTCGGTTCGCTTGCTCGCCGTGTGGTGCTCGGTGCTTCCGGCCGgcggtgtagtgtgacctgATAATACGTCAACTCATCGAGGTTGACTTCTGCTTAATAGGACAAtttgtgttcagcaaaatgagattgagcgataacaggtccgtgatgcccttagatgttctgggctgcacgcgcgctacaatgtgagcagcagcgtgtaccctatcccgaaagggacgggaaatcactgaaatgctcatttagtcgggattatggattgaaatggtccatatgaacctggaattcccagtaagtgctggtcattagctagcgttgattacgtccCTGCCCTTTGTACACACCGCCCGTCGCTACTACCGATGGATTATTTAGTGAGGTCTTTGGAAGTGAACATTTGCTGGTCCCTCGCGGATTACATTTGACTCGCTGAAGTTGACCGAACTTGATGATTTAGAGGAAGTAAAAGTCGTAACAAGGTTTCCGTAGGTGAACCTGCGGAAGGATCATTACTGCTGCTACATTTGCAAATACATATGCATATGGCAATGGGGCCCGGGGCAACTCCCGGTCCCGGACTCGAGTACGTGGGTCCACTGCGCCCAGCAGGGGTGTGTGCCTGGTGTGCCGCCCCGCGTAGAAACAATCACGTCCTaccgttgtgtgtgtgtgctttgTTTTCTGTAATTTGGTTTGTGCTTCAGCTGTGCGCAGGCACGGTTGGTTGGTACGGGCTGGCCGCCGCGTTGTCGTTGGCCACTCTCGGCGCATGGTGTGGTGTGTGTGCGTGGTGCGGTGGTGACTGAGCTCAGTCCATCCACCGCGTCCCCGTTCCCCCCATGCGAGACCCGGTTGTGTTAAGGCTAGCCGCGGCGGCTATCGCAGCCGCGCCCGGAGGCACAGCAGTGTGTTTtacgtgtttgttttgtgtgttttgtgctattgttgaTTCGGTGCGGAAACAAACCCTAGGCAGGGGATCACTCGGCTCGTGGATCGATGAAGACCGCAGCTAAAtgcgcgtcagaatgtgaactgCAGGACACATGAACACCGACAAGTTGAACGCATATTGCACACCGTACAACCAGTACGATGTACACATTTTTGAGTGCCTATATTTATTGATTCAACTATATGCGCGCGTGTGCTTGCCGCTATGCCTATGCTGCCTATGCTATGTGTGTTGTGCGTAGTACACACGCGTAGTAGCGCAGTAGCAGCGAGTGCGTGGCGTGTATGCGTAGTGACGCTTTCCCGCCTTCGGTGGTCGGTAAAGTGTTTAAGATCAGGTCAAGGTTTGCTGCTGCTCTCTCAGCAGCGCAGCAAGCTGCCGACACGTACAACCCCCGGCAAAACACACGCACACGTGTGTTAGGTAGTACGATACGGCGCATCTCCAAGCTCAATCTAATAGTAGGCCTCAAATAATGTGTGACTACCCCCTAAATTTAAGCATATTAATAAGGGGAGGAAAAGAAACTAACAAGGATTCCCCGAGTAGCTGCGAGCGAAACGGGAGAAGCTCAGCACGTAGAGGCGACGCCCGGTGCGGTGTCTGCCTGGTTCCGTGTACTGGAAATTTTGTCATCTGCCATAATCAGCGGGTCCCGGTTCAAGTTCAACTAGAATGTGGCTTTTACTCCCACAGAGGGTGATAGGCCCGTAGAACGGCGCTGATGGTGGAAAATTTTTCCATGGAGTCGTGTTGCTTGATAGTGCAGCACCAAGTGGGAggtaaactccttctaaagctaaatatcaccacgagaccgatagcgaacaagtaccgtgagggaaagttgaaaagcactctgaatagagagtcaaaaagtacgtgaaactgcctagggctcaagcccgttgaactcgattatccgaggcGGAGATATTCACCTGTGGCCGGGCCGGGTTCGCCCGGTTCGCCCCGGGGCACTTATCTCCTGCCGCACGAGGACATTGCGATCCATTACGATACTGTGCGATACTGTTGCGTTCCGCGGTTTCGCGGGATGCAAATCAGGTCCGACAGGTTGCCCCCTGGTGCTTTGGTTGTTGGTTCCACCGTAGCGACGTTCAGTTCTGAAGGCCTACGTCGCGAGCCGGAACCTACCGCACGTGGTGTGCAGTCGGACGCGTGATGGACCCTACGCGTGACACCGTCCCGTATGCGCTCCCCGCATACACCCTCGGTCTGGGCTGTGGCTCTGTGGCGGACTGTCGATCGGCAATGAGCAAATCGAGGTACCTTCGGGACCCGTCTTGAAACACGGACCAAGAAGTCTATCTTGCGCGCAAGCCAATGGTGAGCCGTGTTCCCCGTCCCCCCTGGGGGAGGGGGTGCGCTGGCGCTTTACTGGACAACCAAAGGCGTAAAAAACATAACTCTCTCGTTGTGCGGGATTACGGGCGAGACTACCTGCTCGTCCCTCCATCCCCGGGTGTTATAGCCGGCATGCGGTTGGCGCGGGAGACGCGTGTTCGCGCGCGCGTTCTCCCCGCCACCGTGCCATAACATACCGCGAGTGTGAAGGATGTGACCCGAAAGATGGTGAACTATGCCTGATCAGGTTGAAGTCAGGGGAAACCCTGATGGAGGACCGAAGCAATTCTGACGTGCAAATCGATTGTCAGAATTGGGCATAGGGGCGAAAGACCAATCGAACCATCTAGTAGCTGGTTCCCTCCGAAGTTTCCCTCAGGATAGCTGGAGCACGCAACGTTTCGGATCCTATTCTTATCTGGTAAAGCGAATGATTAGAGGCCTTAGGTTCGAAATGatcttaacctattctcaaaCTATAAATGGGTACGTACGATAACATTCTTGGTTGATGTTGTTGCGCGAACACGTCGGGCGTGCGCTTTCCCTTCCCTTCGCGGGGACGCGGGGTTGGCGCGGACACGTCCACTCAGTCGACGTAAAAGATATCGGTGTGCTTAGTGGGCCAAGTTTTGGTAAGCAGAACTGGTGCTGTGGGATGAACCAAACGTAATGTTACGGCGCCTAAATAAACGACGCATCATAGATACCATGAAAGGTGTTGATTGCTACAGACAGCAGGACGGTGGACATGGAAGTTGTCATCCGCTAAGGAGTGTGTAACAACTCACCTGCCGAAGCAATTAGCCCTTAAAATGGATGGCGCTTAAGTCGTTTGCCTATACATTACCGCTGACGTACAAGCGGTGCCGGCGGGACGTTTCGCGCGTCCCGTGCCACTTTGAGACGTCAGCGAGTAGGAGGGTCTGGTGGTGCGCGTTGAAGTGCCTGGCGTAAGCCGACATGGAGCCGCCACTAGCACAGATCTTGGTGGTAGTAGCAAATATTCGAATGAGATCTTGGATGACTGAAGTGGAGGAGGGTTTCGTGTCAACAGCAGTTGAACACGAGTTAGCCAATCCTAAGCTCTATGGGAAACCTGATATATATTAAGCATTTAACCAAATACTACACACACCCGGTGCGGTGCGgtgatgcaacatccactagtatatattaaacgagcgaaagggaatccggttacaattccggagcctgttgagtatacgtttgcattggcgtgcacaccggaaacggtagcgcctttgtaatcatggcaacatgaatcctttccttcgagaagccaacaagagatatcggaagagttttcttttctgtttaacagtcatactagccatggaagtctttcatagagagatatggttggacaggctggtagagcatggtattaaattgctgtgtcgatattctcttcttggaccttgaaaatcgaagactggggcacgcaaactctcaacagcttgtaccgaatccgcagcaggtctccaaggtttagagtctctagtcgatagatcaatgtaggtaagggaagtcggcaaattagatccgtaacttcgggataaggattggctctgaagactgggaTGACTCGGGCTACGGGGCTGCCGGGTCGCGGGTCTGCGGTCGTGCTCCCGCTTCGCGCGGGTGTTGCGCCGTCGGCCTGCCGGCGCTTCTGCCTCAACGCACTCCGGGGCGTCCGGCGTCCGTGGTGGTGTGGGCCGCCCGTTCGTCCGCCTCGTGCGGGCGGTGCGGTGCGCTCGCTCGCCCGCCGCGCCCGGGTTCATACGCTTCccggcttgggctgcagtcatcgataaacagtcaattcagaactggcacggctgagggaatccgaCTGTCTAATTAAAACAAAGCATTGTGATGGCCTCCGCAGGTGTTGACACAATGTGATTTCTGCCCAGTGCTCTGAATGTCAACGTGAAGAAATTCAAGCAAGCGCGGGTAAACGGCGGGAGTAACTATGACTCTCTTAAGGTAGCCAAATGCCTCGTCATCTAATTAGTGACGCGCATGAATGGATTAACGAGATTCCCTCTGTCCCTATCTACTATCTAGCGAAACCACAGCCAAGGGAACGGGCTTGGAAACACTAGCGGGGAAAGAAGACCCTGTTGAGCTTGACTCTAGTCTGGCATTGTAAGGCGATATAAGAGGTGCAGAATAGGTGGGAGCCGGGGTAAGATACTAGCTCTCCGGCACCAATGAGATACCACCACTCTTACTGTTGCCTTACTTACATGATCAGGTGGAACAAGTGCTGGGGTTATTGCAACCTCTCGGCATAAGGTTTCTTGTTCAGCGTTCAGTCATGTCGTCATTCCTGGCCATAATGCAGAAGACCGAGCCTGCCGGTCCTCTTGTCCGTTGCGTGCTCTGGCGGCCGATTCGAACCCGGGGCTGGCCGGCGCGCGCTCGCCCGCGCCCCCTGTCCGGTCCGCCGTCGGTGGTGGCGTGGCCCGCGGCTGCGTCCCCCGTGTGGTGTCCGGTGCCGGTGCCGGTGTCGGGTCCGGGCGTGTGTTCGGTTCCCGGCAGTAGGATCCCGCCCGCGTACGGCAAGGCCGCAGTTTGCTCAACTTTCACACAGTACGCCGATGACAGTAAGACATCTGGATACTCCAAGTCATGGACAGTGCCAGGTGCGGAGTTTGACTGGGGCGGTACATCTCCAAAACAATAACGGAGGTGTCCAAAGGTCAGCTCAGTATGGACAGAAACCACACGCTGAGCATAAGGACAAAAGCTGGCTTGATCTCGATGTTCAGTACATATTGAGACAGCGAAAGCTAGGCCTCACGATCCTTGTGGCCGCCAAGCGTTCATAGCGACGTGGCTTTTTGATCCTTCGATGTCGGCTCTTCCTATCATTGTGAAGCAAAATTCACAAAGCGTAGGATTGTTCACCCTTTCAAGGGAACGTGAGCTGGGTTTAGACCGTCGTGAGACAGGTTAGTTTTACCCTCCTGGTGTGCGCGCGGCCGCTGTCTTAACGGAACTCCTGTGCAGTACGAGAGGAACCACAGGTGCGAACCTATGGCCCAATACTAGTTCGACCGGACTATGGTATAACGCTACGTTCGTTGGATTATGCCTGAACGCCTCTAAGGTCGTAACCAAACCGAGCTGACAGTGTCTCCTATAGGTGGTCGTCGATCATGTGGCCTAGAAACCTACAAGATCTGCTAGCGTGATcaccacgttggcatcttattgctgctctcgtcagacagagcccttgcgcggcgccatacgactagtgtctgagatactggaacgtcggtggcgctgctaagcatcaatatatgatttcgatacttgagaccccctacaaacgataggtttacaggctgggagttgcgagttgcagagaggtgtatgtttcgatcctctcagactacccttgcttggaggttgcggtggttgatttccgacgtgcgtgtttatgcgtgttcagcgtgtatatgcgcacgtcgttgaatcgtgtgcgcctgcgtgcgtagatagctacatctatgtacttgaaacacgttacagcacgacggagtgtgaaggcattatgtgctgtgcagcatcggaagttaggtgtcatacaaatgtatggaatcgatgaatgcgaatgaacttagagaagcggtaaggcagaacttgtaactggatagcgccctgttgtgtgagtacgctacccgaggcatatactatcatccaacctcttcctacaaggtttggtaggctagtgtgattaccacgttggcatcttattgctgctctcgtcagtgtgcgagccagcagccggtctgtggtgtatgtctcgggtgcggtggatgattatgtcacgtagccggcacgtagtgtatcatcccgtatacagtgcttggcatgatcgatcgtcatcattgcgtgtagcaatcgatagcaatcgatagcaatcgagaacaaaagacatctttcgtcagtaatagaaaacaaaagacatctttcgtcagtaatagaaaacaaaagacatctttcgtcagtaatagaaaacaaaagacatctttcgtcagtaatagagaATAAAAGACACCTTTTGTTACTGATAAACAACAAAAGACATTGTTCAGCTGCTGGATAGATCGGCTGAGTATAAATGCGAGCTCATGGCAAGAACCGTTTCAGTACAATTTTTATACTTGTGATACGATTAcgttttttgcttttgcttttgaTTCGATTGGATATACAAACTGTTCGATATGAGTAACGCGGCAGTGAAACGTGGTGAACGGGAGCAGGCGATCAAGTTGGCGATTATTGCCATTAAGTTTGGCAAGTCGTTACGGGCAGCTGCTGGAGAGTATGGTATACCCCGTACCACCTTGCTTCGCCACAAGCGGTTAAACGCTGGCCTGATGCAAGCGGACCCGCTACATCCTACGATATCGATGGaggatgtgcaaatttgtaagCGCGGAAGACCACCGTTGTTCCCCGAGGAACCAGAACGGGCATTCGAAAAGTATTGCTTGCTATGCTCGGACAAGTTCTTCGGTCTAACATCCAGAGACATTCGTGTGCTTGCACCACAATTCGCGAACCAGCTGGGGATTCCGGTTCCCGACAATTGGATCGCGAACGCAAAGGCAGGCCCTGTTTGGTTTCGGAACTTTCTGCGCCGAAGGCCGAACCTGTCGATGCGTTCACCCGAGGCGACCAGCATAGCCAGAGTCTCTGCTTTTAATCCCACAAATGTGGGCAAGTTTTTCGATCTTCTACGCACAGTAGCCGAGAATATAACGTTCGAACCAAATTCCATCTGGAATCTGGACGAGACTGGAGTGACAACAGTTCAGAAACCTCAACGAGTTGCTAGTCGCCGTGGAGTCAAACGTGTTGGTCGAGTAACTTCGGCCGATCGGGGCCCGTTGGTTACGATGGTACTTGCGGTTTCCGCCACTGGCAATAAAATGccaccatttttcgtttttcctcgAAAACGTTTCCATCCACACTTTCTGGATGGTGGTCCAACGGGATGCGCTGGAGCGGTGAGTAATACAGGGTGGATGAATGCAGATATTTATCTGGATGTTCTCCGACACTTTAAAGCATTTACGCGAGTGTCCAAAGAAAACCCGCTTTTGTTGATTGTGGACAACCACGGTTCACACAGAAGTCTACCTGCAATCGAGTTTTGCAGGGATAATGGCATTCACCTACTTACAATACCACCCCATTGCTCTCACCGCTTACAACCCTTGGACGTGAGTGTGTTTTCGCCGTTCAAACACGCAATGAATGTGCTGTGCGACGAATGGACATACAGGCATCCCGGAAAGCCGATGTCTATTTTTGACCTTCCGGCTATCATCGACAGCGCTCTCGAACGGAGTGCCACGGAGCGAAACATCAAGGCCGGGTTCCGGGCATCAGGTATTTGGCCCTTCAACCCGGATGTATTCACTGCATTGGATTATGCTCCATCATCAGTGACAGGACCTTCCTTGGTTGACGAAATAATACCAGGATCACTGCTGGACACTCTTTGCAGAATCAGACCAATCCCGCGGGCACCACCGCGTGCTACAGGCAGACGAGGACGAAAACCTGGACGAGCTGCTATACTGACGGACCCCGCTGAAATCGCTCTGAtggtatgtttttatttctcacgAAGCTCTGTTTGACACTAAATGATTCATTCTCTTCAAAGGAACAAAACATACAAGCGAAGGGAGTAGCCCGACCCACTCAACGGCGAGTAGGCCGACCACGTAAAGCAACTGTGCAGTTTCATAGCCTCGTTAGTGCACCACCAAGACCAACGATAGTGGTGATAAAGAGACCACCTGGAAGACCCCGCAAATCACAGGCTGCAGCggataagaggcccgttggccgaccccGCAAGCCTCCAGTCGTTATACTAAAAAGGCCTGTTGGCCGACCTCCAAAGTCACTAgccattgctaagaggcccgttggccgaccaccaaagtatccaaccattgctaagaggcccgttggccgaccaccaaagtatccaaccattgctaagaggcccgttgggcGACCTGCTCAAAGTAaaggcactgccaagaggcccgttggccgcccACGCAAGATTAAGAGGCCTGTTGGTAGGCCACCGAAACAACCAGCAACCAAAATAAGACATGaatctgaataaataaaattaatctcatgtcaaattattttagtttttcttaatcagaacaggtccgcattagatcactttcccctattattattattataattatcattattattattattattattattattattattattattattattattattattattattattattattattattattattattattattattattattattattattattattattattattattattattattattattattattattattattattattattattattattattattattattattattattattattattattattattattattattattattattattattattattattattattattattattattattattattattattattattattattattattattattattattattattattattattattattattattattattattattattattattataattattattattattattattaatattattattactattattattattattattattattattattattattattattattattattattattattttatttttattattattattattataatttttattattattattattattattattattattattattattattattattattattattattaatgttattattattattattattattattattattactattattattattactattattataattattattatttttattattattattattattattattattattattattattattcttattattattattattattattatgattattattattattattattattattattattattattattattattattattattactattattattattattattattattattattattattattattattattactattattattatttttattattattattattaatattattattactattattattattattattattattataattattattattattattattattattattattattattattattattattattattattattattattattattattattattattattattattattattattattattattattattattattattactattactattattattattattattattattattattattattattattattattattattattattattattattattattattattatttttattattattattattattatcaatattattattattattattattattattattattattattattaatattattattattattattattattattattattattattattattattattattattgttaggGGAGAGTATCCTAATTCGGACCCCCAGAAAATCTTCTAGCTATGCATGCCAAGCTAACCTACCAAACCTTGTAGGAAGAGGTTGGATGATAGTATATGCCTCGGGTAGCGTACTCACACAACAGGGCGCTATCCAGTTACAATTTCTGCCTTTCCGCTTCTCTAAGTTCATTCGCATTCATCGATTCcatacatttgtatgacacctaaCTTCTGATGCTGCACAGCAGGCGTCTTTTGCCGACCACACCACACCACTCATGTAACGGCACATAATGCCTTCACACTCCGTCGTGCTGTAACCCCACAcccacaccacagtccgggtgtttggattctcagctacacgcgatgatgacgatcgatcatgccaagcactgtatacgggatgatacactacgtgccggctacgtgacataatcatccaccgcacccgagacatacaccacagaccggctgctggctcgcacactgacgagagcagcaataagatgccaacgtggtaatcacactagcctaccaaaccttgtaggaagaggttggatgatagtatatgcctcgggtagcgtactcacacaacagggcgctatccagttacaagttctgccttaccgcttctctaagttcattcgcattcatcgattccatacatttgtatgacacctaaCTTCCGATGCTGCACAGCAGGCGTCTTTTGCCGACCACACCACACCCTTGTAACGGCACATAATGCCTTCACACTCCGTCGTGCTGTAACGTGTTTCAAGTACATGGATGTAGCTATCTACGCACGCAGGCGCACACGATTCAACGACGTGCGCATATACACGCTGAACACGCATAAACACGCAAGTCGGAAATCAACCACCGCAACCTCCAAGCAAGGGTAGTCTGAGAGGATCGAAACATACACCTCTCTGCAACTCGCAACTTCCAGCCTGTAAACCTATCGTTTGTAGGAGGTCTCAGGTATCGAAATCATATATTGATGCTTAGCAgcgccaccgacgttccagtatctcagacactagtcgtatggcgccgcgcaagggctctgtctgacgagagcagcaataagatgccaacgtggtgATCACGCTAGCAGATCTTGTAGGTTTCTAGGCCACATGATCGACGACCACCTATAGGAGACACTGTCAGCTCGGTTTGGTTACGACCTTAGAGGCGTTCAGGCATAATCCAACGAACGTAGCGTTATACCATAGTCCGGTCGAACTAGTATTGGGCCATAGGTTCGCACCTGTGGTTCCTCTCGTACTGCACAGGAGTTCCGTTAAGACAGCGGCCGCGCGCACACCAGGAGGGTAAGACTAACCTGTCTCACGACGGTCTAAACCCAGCTCACGTTCCCTTGAAAGGGTGAACAATCCTACGCTTTGTGAATTTTGCTTCACAATGATAGGAAGAGCCGACATCGAAGGATCAAAAAGCCACGTCGCTATGAACG encodes:
- the LOC129719900 gene encoding uncharacterized protein LOC129719900 — protein: MSNAAVKRGEREQAIKLAIIAIKFGKSLRAAAGEYGIPRTTLLRHKRLNAGLMQADPLHPTISMEDVQICKRGRPPLFPEEPERAFEKYCLLCSDKFFGLTSRDIRVLAPQFANQLGIPVPDNWIANAKAGPVWFRNFLRRRPNLSMRSPEATSIARVSAFNPTNVGKFFDLLRTVAENITFEPNSIWNLDETGVTTVQKPQRVASRRGVKRVGRVTSADRGPLVTMVLAVSATGNKMPPFFVFPRKRFHPHFLDGGPTGCAGAVSNTGWMNADIYLDVLRHFKAFTRVSKENPLLLIVDNHGSHRSLPAIEFCRDNGIHLLTIPPHCSHRLQPLDVSVFSPFKHAMNVLCDEWTYRHPGKPMSIFDLPAIIDSALERSATERNIKAGFRASGIWPFNPDVFTALDYAPSSVTGPSLVDEIIPGSLLDTLCRIRPIPRAPPRATGRRGRKPGRAAILTDPAEIALMEQNIQAKGVARPTQRRVGRPRKATVQFHSLVSAPPRPTIVVIKRPPGRPRKSQAAADKRPVGRPRKPPVVILKRPVGRPPKSLAIAKRPVGRPPKYPTIAKRPVGRPPKYPTIAKRPVGRPAQSKGTAKRPVGRPRKIKRPVGRPPKQPATKIRHESE
- the LOC129719901 gene encoding GATA zinc finger domain-containing protein 15-like, with the protein product MNLEKRKGRNCNWIAPCCVSTLPEAYTIIQPLPTRILSPNNNNNNNNNNNNNNNNNNNNINNNNNNNNNNNNNNIDNNNNNNKNNNNNNNNNNNNNNNNNNNNNNNNNNNNSNSNNNNNNNNNNNNNNNNNNNNNNNNNNNNNNNNNNNNNNNNNNNYNNNNNNNNSNNNINNNNNKNNNNSNNNNNNNNNNNNNNNNSNNNNNNNNNNNNNNNNNNNHNNNNNNNKNNNNNNNNNNNNNNKNNNNYNNSNNNNSNNNNNNNNNNNINNNNNNNN